The region GGCGGTCGAGATCGACGTGCTGGCCAACGACACGGACATCGACGGCGACAGCCTGCGCGTGACGTCGGTGACGGCGCCTTCGAACGGGACGGCCGCGATCTCGGGCGGCGGGGTGCGCTACACACCGGCCGCGAACTGGCACGGGATGGACTCGTTCACGTACGTGGCGGACGACGGCAACGGCGGGACGGCGGAGGCGTCGGTCGAGGTGACGGTGACGCCGGTCAACGACGTGCCGGAGGCGGCCGACGACCAGGCGACGACGCTCGAGGACGAGCCGGTGACGGTGGCCGTGCTGGCCAACGACACGGACCCCGACGGCGATGGCCTGCGGGTGTCGTCGGTGACCGCGCCCGAGAACGGGACGGCGGAAGTCGCCGCGGGCGGCGTGCGGTACACGCCGGCGGCGAACTGGCACGGCACGGACGCGTTCGCGTACACGGTGGACGACGGCAACGGCGGGACGGCGTCGGCCTCCGTCGAGCTGACGGTCATGCCGGTCAACGACGCGCCGGCGGCGGTGGGGACGATCCCGAGCCAGTCGCTCGATGAGGGCGGTGAGCCGGCGAGCATCGAACTGAGCCCGTTCTTCTCCGACACGGACGGCGACGCGCTCGAGTACCGGGCCTCCTCGTCGAACCCGTCGGTGGTCGAGGCGACGGTCGCCGGGAGCGTGCTGACGCTCGTGCCGGCGGGCTACGGGACGGCGGAGGTGACGGTGACCGCGGCCGATGCGGGCGGCCTGATGGCGACGCAGACGGTGGCCGTGGGCGTGTCGGACCGGGCGGCGCGCGACGTGGTGTCGCACGCGATGGCGGGAATGGCGCGTTCGCACCTGGCGAGCGTCCGCATGACGCTCGGCCGCCGGACGTCGGCGAGCCGCACGGAGGCGTCGGGACTCACGCTCATGGGCCGCAAGGTCCCGCTCGGGACGGGCGCGGCACGCGCCGAGGCCGAGCGCATGTGGTCCGGCTGGCTCTCCGGCATCACCTCGCGCGCCTACTCGCAGGCAGCCCCCGGCGCTGGCGCACCCATGGCCGCGACCGGGTTCAGTGGCGGCACCGGGTTCGGCACGGGCGCCGGGCTCGGCACACCGGGCGCCGGCGGAGCCGCTATGACGTCAACGGGCGCACCGATGGGTGCTGGCGCATCCAGAGGCGCAACGGGCGACCCGCAGGCTGCCGGGCGGGACGGCTCCGGCGACGGCACCAGCCTCGGCGATCTCTTCCGCTTCGGCGACCTCGTCCCCCGCTTCCAGGGCGGACGCGATCCGTTCCGCGGCTCCGAGTTCCAGTTCGCCTTCGGCGGCGGCCAGGAGGCCGGCGGCGGCGGGGGCGGCCTCCGCTTCCAGCTCTGGGGACAGGGCGACGTGCAGACGTTCCAGGGCGCGCCCTCCGGCGCGAGCGACTACGACGGCGAGCTGCAGAC is a window of Candidatus Palauibacter australiensis DNA encoding:
- a CDS encoding tandem-95 repeat protein; protein product: AVEIDVLANDTDIDGDSLRVTSVTAPSNGTAAISGGGVRYTPAANWHGMDSFTYVADDGNGGTAEASVEVTVTPVNDVPEAADDQATTLEDEPVTVAVLANDTDPDGDGLRVSSVTAPENGTAEVAAGGVRYTPAANWHGTDAFAYTVDDGNGGTASASVELTVMPVNDAPAAVGTIPSQSLDEGGEPASIELSPFFSDTDGDALEYRASSSNPSVVEATVAGSVLTLVPAGYGTAEVTVTAADAGGLMATQTVAVGVSDRAARDVVSHAMAGMARSHLASVRMTLGRRTSASRTEASGLTLMGRKVPLGTGAARAEAERMWSGWLSGITSRAYSQAAPGAGAPMAATGFSGGTGFGTGAGLGTPGAGGAAMTSTGAPMGAGASRGATGDPQAAGRDGSGDGTSLGDLFRFGDLVPRFQGGRDPFRGSEFQFAFGGGQEAGGGGGGLRFQLWGQGDVQTFQGAPSGASDYDGELQTGYVGVDTWLSDHWMLGLAVARSRGTGDWRAGRANGSLETRLVAVHPYLQWSSGGTSLWATAGAGWGDADNVRDSGRTETSGLGLRLGLVELRRRLAAGGGFEFGLRADAGWAELATDAGAETLDGQTAAVNQVRFGADLSQQIRLGGLTLAPFGEAHVRRDGGAGQPGTGLELTGGLRAQAGFLRIDAQGRLLAVHSVAGYEERGLGLTLSLGNPGGEGLSLSMSPRWGDAVAGGDALWQEQIYSRYAPAASADGDPAVNAGDPAANTRDPWALDIRGNYGLRIPGGRLLNWSASLNHSTTGPRFTLGAQLGLGLGAGGTTGPEPSAALAPVMN